Proteins from one Parus major isolate Abel unplaced genomic scaffold, Parus_major1.1 Scaffold655, whole genome shotgun sequence genomic window:
- the LOC107199398 gene encoding phosphatidylinositol 5-phosphate 4-kinase type-2 gamma-like, with amino-acid sequence MLLPDDFKASSKIKVNNHLFNRENLPSHFKFKEYCPQVFRNLRERFGIDDQDYQVSLTRSPPRWAGSGHRLLLSADRTLVLKELSSEDVADVHGLLSHYHQYVVQCHGQTLLPRFLGMYRVSVDSEDTYLLVMRNLFSHRLPVHRKYDLKGSLVDREASDKEKGKELPTLKDVDFLNKNEKVFVEEEQQREFMEKLKRDVEFLVQQKLMDYSLLLGIHEVERGEQEEEEELEEEELGGGDEAGMGDPYGTSPEGLGGLLNSYRPLGPGEFDPCVDVYALRGAEGAPRREVYFMGLIDVLTQYDARKKAAHAAKTVKHGVSGGPSWGRAPPAWGAAGAPHGYFGEWGSWSAKGERKRL; translated from the exons ATGCTGTTGCCCGACGATTTCAAAGCCAGCTCCAAAATCAAGGTCAACAACCACCTGTTCAACAG GGAGAACCTGCCCAGCCACTTCAAGTTCAAGGAATACTGTCCCCAGGTGTTCCGCAACCTGCGGGAGCGCTTTGGCATCGACGACCAGGACTACCAG gtgtccctgaCTCGGAGCCCCCCGCGCTGGGCGGGCAGCGGCCACCGGCTGCTGCTCTCGGCCGACCGGACGCTGGTGCTGAAGGAGCTCTCGAGCGAGGACGTGGCCGATGTCCACGGGCTGCTGTCCCACTACCACCAG TACGTGGTGCAGTGCCACGGGCAGACGCTGCTGCCGCGGTTCCTGGGCATGTACCGGGTGAGCGTGGACAGCGAGGACACCTACCTGCTGGTGATGAGGAACCTGTTCAGCCACCGCCTGCCCGTGCACAGGAAGTACGACCTGAAG GGTTCCCTCGTGGACCGAGAGGCCAGTGACAAGGAGAAG GGCAAGGAGCTGCCCACGCTGAAGGATGTGGATTTCCTCAACAAGAACGAGAAGGTGTTcgtggaggaggagcagcagcgcGAGTTCATGGAGAAGCTCAAGCGGGATGTGGAG TTCCTGGTGCAGCAGAAGCTGATGGACTACAGCCTGCTCCTGGGCATCCATGAGGTGGAAcggggggagcaggaggaggaggaggagctggaggaagaggagctcgGGGGTGGTGACGAGGCGGGAATGGGGGACCCCTATGGCACCTCCCCGGAGGGCCTGGGGGGGCTCCTCAACTCCTACCGACCCCTGGGGCCCGGGGAATTCGACCCCTGCGTGGACGTGTACGCCCTGCGTGGGGCCGAGG GAGCCCCCCGGCGCGAGGTTTATTTCATGGGGCTGATCGATGTCCTCACCCAGTACGACGCCCGCAAGAAGGCGGCGCACGCGGCCAAGACCGTCAAACACGGGGTGAGCGGGGGCCCGAGCTGGGGGAGAGCACCCCCGGCCTGGGGGGCGGCAGGGGCCCCCCATGGGTATTTTGGGGAGTGGGGTTCTTGGAGTGCCAAAGGCGAGAGGAAGAGGTTG